One Zeugodacus cucurbitae isolate PBARC_wt_2022May chromosome 3, idZeuCucr1.2, whole genome shotgun sequence genomic region harbors:
- the LOC105210862 gene encoding protein peste isoform X2, translated as MMPSKNRRVIINIVGLCLIVLGLGNVLFGESILNKFLEKEMVLRPGSKMFELWKIPPLKLTLDFYLFNWTNPQDFQNLDIKPKFEELGPYRFIEVPHKVDIKWHTQNASLTYKKQSKYYFDAANSKGQLDDKIVTLNSLAVSLSSKAKRWSSLRRRVIDIALNVYNGDISITKSVNELLFEGYEDVLLNMANFLPTSLIDVKVPFDKFGYCYPRNYSADVTGIFNIHTGADDMRKFGQVHTWNYADTTRAYAPECAKVYGSPGEFQSLYLEPHKPVDFFLSDVCRTVTMDYTQTAEVEGIQGFRYEGGKRMVDNGTLYPENVCHCNGDCVPSGLMNITSCWFGSPMFLSYPHFYDADPYYLTEVDGLKPEKDKHELYLVLEPRSGLMLEMKARLQSNILVEPISDFKMFRNKRRIFFPLFWFEARTRVSPQLAEEFKLLPRLLLSGKVFGIISTVIGLIMLAWYPIKLHLQNRLIQQIKINNLDNETHHIVAKTISLQPEISPLLVESVQANAKILERADTQLTEFSIEASTSSTDRSSMQSSTSST; from the exons ATGATGCCGAGCAAGAACCGACGCGTCATAATCAATATAGTTGGATTGTGTCTGATTGTATTGGGCTTAGGAAATGTATTATTTGGTGAaagtattttaaacaaattcttaGAAAAG GAAATGGTGCTACGACCCGgttcaaaaatgtttgaattatgGAAAATACCACCTTTAAAGTTAACTTTAGATTTCTATCTATTTAACTGGACTAATCCACAAGATTTTCAAAATCTCGATATAAAACCAAAATTCGAGGAACTGGGTCCATATCGTTTTATCGAGGTGCCACATAAAGTCGATATTAAATGGCATACGCAAAATGCATCACTGACttataaaaaacaaagtaaatattattttgatgcGGCGAACAGTAAAGGGCAACTGGATGACAAAATAGTGACGCTCAACTCGTTAGCGGTG TCACTTTCATCGAAAGCGAAACGCTGGAGTTCGTTGCGACGTCGTGTGATCGATATTGCTTTGAATGTCTATAACGGTGATATTTCGATAACAAAGTCAGTGAATGAGCTGCTCTTCGAAGGTTATGAGGATGTGCTGTTGAACATGGCCAACTTCTTGCCAACATCACTAATAGATGTGAAAGTGCCGTTCGATAAATTCGGATATTGTTACCCG CGCAATTACAGCGCTGATGTGACAGGCATATTCAATATACACACCGGCGCTGATGATATGCGGAAATTCGGACAAGTACACACCTGGAACTATGCGGATACGACACGAGCATACGCACCCGAATGTGCTAAAGTCTACGGTTCACCGGGTGAATTTCAGTCATTATATCTGGAGCCACACAAGCCGGTGGATTTCTTTTTATCGGATGTCTGTCGTACAGTTACAATGGATTATACGCAAACTGCAGAGGTAGAGGGTATTCAGGGTTTCCGTTATGAAGGCGGCAAGCGTATGGTTGATAATG GCACTTTATATCCTGAGAATGTATGCCATTGCAATGGCGATTGCGTACCATCCGGTCTAATGAACATAACCTCCTGTTGGTTTGGTTCACCTATGTTTCTGTCATATCCACACTTTTACGATGCGGATCCATATTATCTCACCGAAGTGGATGGCTTGAAACCCGAGAAGGATAAGCACGAACTCTACTTGGTGTTAGAACCGAGGTCAGGATTGATGTTAGAGATGAAAGCACGCTTGCAATCTAATATACTGGTCGAACCGATTTCTGATTTTAA AATGTTCCGCAATAAACGTCGCATTTTCTTTCCGCTCTTTTGGTTCGAAGCACGAACGCGCGTCTCTCCACAGCTGGCGGAAGAATTCAAATTGTTACCGCGTCTCTTGCTAAGCGGAAAAGTATTTGGCATTATCAGTACAGTAATTGGCTTGATAATGCTAGCTTGGTATCCGATTAAGTTGCATTTACAAAATCGTCTtatacaacaaattaaaatcaacaatttGGATAATGAAACACATCACATTGTGGCCAAAACCATATCACTGCAACCGGAGATCTCACCGCTGCTGGTGGAATCGGTGCAGGCGAATGCGAAAATATTAGAAAGAGCCGACACACAGCTGACGGAGTTCAGTATAGAAGCGAGCACGAGCTCAACAGATCGCAGTTCAATGCAATCGTCTACGAGTTCAACAtga
- the LOC105210862 gene encoding protein peste isoform X1 produces the protein MCRKVIVSAKFAIAMMPSKNRRVIINIVGLCLIVLGLGNVLFGESILNKFLEKEMVLRPGSKMFELWKIPPLKLTLDFYLFNWTNPQDFQNLDIKPKFEELGPYRFIEVPHKVDIKWHTQNASLTYKKQSKYYFDAANSKGQLDDKIVTLNSLAVSLSSKAKRWSSLRRRVIDIALNVYNGDISITKSVNELLFEGYEDVLLNMANFLPTSLIDVKVPFDKFGYCYPRNYSADVTGIFNIHTGADDMRKFGQVHTWNYADTTRAYAPECAKVYGSPGEFQSLYLEPHKPVDFFLSDVCRTVTMDYTQTAEVEGIQGFRYEGGKRMVDNGTLYPENVCHCNGDCVPSGLMNITSCWFGSPMFLSYPHFYDADPYYLTEVDGLKPEKDKHELYLVLEPRSGLMLEMKARLQSNILVEPISDFKMFRNKRRIFFPLFWFEARTRVSPQLAEEFKLLPRLLLSGKVFGIISTVIGLIMLAWYPIKLHLQNRLIQQIKINNLDNETHHIVAKTISLQPEISPLLVESVQANAKILERADTQLTEFSIEASTSSTDRSSMQSSTSST, from the exons ATGTGTCGCAAAGTTATTG TTTCGGCGAAGTTCGCTATAGCAATGATGCCGAGCAAGAACCGACGCGTCATAATCAATATAGTTGGATTGTGTCTGATTGTATTGGGCTTAGGAAATGTATTATTTGGTGAaagtattttaaacaaattcttaGAAAAG GAAATGGTGCTACGACCCGgttcaaaaatgtttgaattatgGAAAATACCACCTTTAAAGTTAACTTTAGATTTCTATCTATTTAACTGGACTAATCCACAAGATTTTCAAAATCTCGATATAAAACCAAAATTCGAGGAACTGGGTCCATATCGTTTTATCGAGGTGCCACATAAAGTCGATATTAAATGGCATACGCAAAATGCATCACTGACttataaaaaacaaagtaaatattattttgatgcGGCGAACAGTAAAGGGCAACTGGATGACAAAATAGTGACGCTCAACTCGTTAGCGGTG TCACTTTCATCGAAAGCGAAACGCTGGAGTTCGTTGCGACGTCGTGTGATCGATATTGCTTTGAATGTCTATAACGGTGATATTTCGATAACAAAGTCAGTGAATGAGCTGCTCTTCGAAGGTTATGAGGATGTGCTGTTGAACATGGCCAACTTCTTGCCAACATCACTAATAGATGTGAAAGTGCCGTTCGATAAATTCGGATATTGTTACCCG CGCAATTACAGCGCTGATGTGACAGGCATATTCAATATACACACCGGCGCTGATGATATGCGGAAATTCGGACAAGTACACACCTGGAACTATGCGGATACGACACGAGCATACGCACCCGAATGTGCTAAAGTCTACGGTTCACCGGGTGAATTTCAGTCATTATATCTGGAGCCACACAAGCCGGTGGATTTCTTTTTATCGGATGTCTGTCGTACAGTTACAATGGATTATACGCAAACTGCAGAGGTAGAGGGTATTCAGGGTTTCCGTTATGAAGGCGGCAAGCGTATGGTTGATAATG GCACTTTATATCCTGAGAATGTATGCCATTGCAATGGCGATTGCGTACCATCCGGTCTAATGAACATAACCTCCTGTTGGTTTGGTTCACCTATGTTTCTGTCATATCCACACTTTTACGATGCGGATCCATATTATCTCACCGAAGTGGATGGCTTGAAACCCGAGAAGGATAAGCACGAACTCTACTTGGTGTTAGAACCGAGGTCAGGATTGATGTTAGAGATGAAAGCACGCTTGCAATCTAATATACTGGTCGAACCGATTTCTGATTTTAA AATGTTCCGCAATAAACGTCGCATTTTCTTTCCGCTCTTTTGGTTCGAAGCACGAACGCGCGTCTCTCCACAGCTGGCGGAAGAATTCAAATTGTTACCGCGTCTCTTGCTAAGCGGAAAAGTATTTGGCATTATCAGTACAGTAATTGGCTTGATAATGCTAGCTTGGTATCCGATTAAGTTGCATTTACAAAATCGTCTtatacaacaaattaaaatcaacaatttGGATAATGAAACACATCACATTGTGGCCAAAACCATATCACTGCAACCGGAGATCTCACCGCTGCTGGTGGAATCGGTGCAGGCGAATGCGAAAATATTAGAAAGAGCCGACACACAGCTGACGGAGTTCAGTATAGAAGCGAGCACGAGCTCAACAGATCGCAGTTCAATGCAATCGTCTACGAGTTCAACAtga